A window of Mycolicibacterium madagascariense genomic DNA:
ACGGCGTGAAACTCGGTGAGCTCGAACGCCGGTGGGCGCACGTCGAGACCGACGACGTCGGCACCCAGTTCGACGAGCTGGCCCACCAGCGCCGCGCCGATGCCCGATGCACACCCGGTGACGACGACACGTCGCCCGGCATAGCCGATGAGATTGCCGAACTCACCCACGGCCCGTCCCGTCGTTCAGTGTGCCGCCTCGCGTGCCTGCTTCTCCAGCTGCGCCGCCTGGACCCTGCCCTCGTTGATCTCCGCCATCGCCTCGGGGATCTCACTGGAGGTGAACTTGCCACCCTGACCGGTGGGAAGTCCTCCAAATGAGTAATTCTCGTCGAAACCGGGGGCCGTGGACGCCTCGCGCCGGGCCTCGAGCTTCTCCAGGACCGGAGCGAGCCGCGCGTTCTTCTCGGCGACGTGCTTCTCGTCGCGTTCGATGAACTCGGGCAGGATCTCCTTGCCCATCAGCTCGATCGACTCCATCGTGCCCTCGTGGCTGCGCGGGTTGAGCAGCAGGATGATCTCGTCGACGCCGCTCTCCTCGTACCCACGCAGGAACTCGCGCACGGTGTCCGGCGACCCGATGGCGCCGCGGCCGGGACCGTAGGCGAGCGACGGGTCCGCCTCGACCTCCTCGAGATAGCGCTCCCACACGCCGGTCCGGCCGGGGGTGTGCATGCCGGTCATGTAGTAGTGCATGATGCCGAAGGAGAAGAACCCGCCGCCGACGCCGAGCCGCTGCACGGCCTGCTCGTCGGTCTTGGCGACCATCATCGACAGGTCACCGCCGATGGCCAGGATGTTGGGGTTCATCAGCGGCGTGACGGGTGAGCCCTTCTCCTCGAGCTCGCGGTAGTAGCCGTCGACGCGGTCCCTGAGCGGACCGGGCCCGGTGTAGGCGAAACTCAGTGCGCCGATGGCCTTTTGGGCGGCCATCTGCACCGACGCCGGCCGGGTACACGCCACCCAGACCGGCGGGTGTGGACGCTGCAGCGGCTTGGGGACCACGTTGCGGGCGGGCATCTCGATGTGCTGGCCCTTGAAACCGGTGAACGGTTCCTCGGTCATGCACCGGATGGAGACCTCGAGCGCCTCCTCCCACTGCCCGCGCTTGTCGGCGGGATCGATGTTGAAGCCGCCGAGTTCGCCGACCGACGACGATTCGCCGGTGCCGAATTCGACGCGGCCGTTGGAGATCAGGTCCAGGGTGGAGACCCGCTCGGCGACGCGGGCCGGATGGTTGACCGCGGGCGGCAGGTGCATGATGCCGAAGCCCAGGCGAATGTCCTTGGTGCGCTGGCTCGCTGCGGCGAGGAACATCTCCGGGGCGGTCGAGTGGCAGTACTCCTCGAGGAAGTGGTGCTCGGTCAGCCAGACCGTCGAGAACCCCGCCTTGTCGGCCGCTTCGACTTCGTCGAGACCGTCGATGAACATCTGGTGCTCGTCGTCCTGCACCCAGGGCCGTGGCAGGGCGAACTCGTAGAACAGTGAGATCTTCATGGTTACCTCCGAGGGCTTTCGATCGTGGATTGGCTTGGTGTGCGGTCGTGCGAGGCAAGGTGTTTGGCGGCCACGTAGCCGAACGTCATCGCCGGGCCGATGGTCGCGCCGGCCCCCGCGTAACTGCGTCCCATCACCGCGGCGGTCGCATTGCCGGTGGCGTAGAGCCCGGCGATGACGGTGTCGTCCTCGCGCAGGACGCGGGCGAACTCGTCGGTGCGCAGTCCGCCGGAGGTGCCCAGGTCGCCGAGGATGATCTGGAAGGCGTAGTACGGCCCCTTCCCCAGCGGGCGCAGGTTGGGATTGGGCAGTGTCGGATCGCCGTAGTAGTTGTCGTAGGCGCTGTCACCGCGACGGAAGTCGTCGTCGTGGCCGGTGCGGGCGAGGGCGTTGAAGCGTTCGGCGGTCTGACGCAACTGCGCCGGCGGGACGCCGATCTCGCGGGCCAGCTCCTCGAAGGTGTTGCCCGTCCTGACGACACCCGAATCCAGCCAGGCCTGCGGTACCTTGCGTCCGGTCGGTACCGGCGCGAACGGCACCTTCGGGATGGGGAGATGGCCCGCGACGACGTAGCGGTGGAAGGAGCCGATGTCGGTGACGAGCCAGCACGGCACGTGTGCGACGCCGGTGCGCTGGCCGTCGATCATCGCGTGGGCGAAGTCCATGTACGGCGCGGCCTCGTTGACGAACCGCTTCCCGTCGCCGTTGACGACGAACTGCGACGGCATCATCCGTTCGTTGAGCATGAACTGCAGACGTCCATCCGGCCAGCAGATGGCGGGAAACCACCACGCCTCGTCGAGCAGGTCCAGTGACCCGCCGACCTTCTCCCCCGCGCGGATGCCGTCACCCATGGCGGCGGGATTGCCGAAGCTCCAGTCCTTCTCGAGTTCGGGGAGGTGTTCGCGACGCCATTCCATGTCGTGATCGAAACCGCCGGAGGCCAGGATCACGCCGCGGCGGGTGCCGATGCGCTGCGCGACGCCGTGGCGTTCCACGACGGCTCCGACGACGTGACCGTCGAGGTCGGTGATCAGCTCGGTCATGGGTGCGTCCAGCCACAGCGGGACGTCGTGCTCGGCCAGCGCCAGGCGCATCCGCGCCATCAGGGACTGTCCGATGGCGGCCATCCGGTCACCGAACACGTGGGCCCGGACCATCCGCCAGATGAGCTTCAGCAGCACCGCCTTGCCGCGCCAGTTCTGCCGCACCTGATAGAACAGCCGCAAGTCCTTGGGCGCGAACCAGATTCCCCTCGGTGCCAGGGCCAGCGGCGTCAACAGGTTGCGCTCCTCGTCGCCCAGCACGCGCAGGTCGATCTCGGGCACGTTGATCGTGCTCCCGCGTTCCGAACCGCCGGGCAGTTCGGGGTAGTAGTCGGCATACCCGGGCTTCCAGACGAATTCGAACCACCGGCTCGACTTCTCCAGGAATTCCATCATCTCCGGGGCCGCGTCGACGTACTGGCGCAGGCGCGCGTCGCTGACGAGGCCGCCGGTGATCTCCTTGAGGTAGGTGAACACGTCGTCGGGCGAGGGCTCGTAGCCGGCGCGACGCTGCGACGGGGCGCCGGGGACCCAGATGCCGCCGCCCGATAGCGCCGTGGAACCACCGAACTGCGCGGACTTCTCGACGACGAGGGTGTCGAGACCCTCCGCCGTGGCCGCGAGTGCGGCGGTCATGCCGCCCCCACCGGAACCGACGACGAGCACGTCGACCTCGTGGTCGAAGCCGGGGGTGGTCATGCGGTCACCGCCGTCCGGATCGCGAAGCCGGCGATCAACTCGGGCGCGGCGCGGTAGTAGCGCAGCCGGGTCTCGTAGGGGCCCTGGCTCGCCATCGCCGCGAAAGCGGCCAACCACGTACGGACTTCGTGTGCGGAGTTGCCCGCCTCGGCGGCGACCCACGCGTTGGACCAGGCGTCGACCTCCGCGCCCCGGTTGGTGTCGAGCAGCTCGAGCAGCGCCCTGTCCCAGTCGGGGTTCAGCGGTCGCAGCGCGCTGCCGCCGGCGGCGAAGTCGTGCGCAGCCGTCATCACCGCGCTCTGTCGCGCGCTGCGCTGCTCGGCGGTCATCGGCTCGCCGTGCACGATGCGGGCCAGCGCCGCCGGCGGTGCGGTCGCCAAGGTCGGCACCGGCGGATCATGCGACAGCCCACCCGAACCCACGACGAGGACCCGCCTTCCGAGGGAGGCCGCGAAGTGGCCGATGGCCGTGCCCAGTGCCCTCGTCCGCCTGAGCGGACCGAGCGGCGTGGCGACGGAGTTGACGAAGACCGGCAGCACCGGCACGTCGGCGACGTCGCCGAAGAGGGCCTGCAGCGGTTGGACGGTGCCATGGTCGACGTCCATGCTCGCCGAGACCGCGATGTCGACGCCGGCGTCCCACAGTGCTTCGGCGCACGCGGTGGCGACGTCGGCGGGCACGTTGAGCGGACCCGCGTAGGTGCCGTAGTCACCGACGCCGACGGCCGCAGTGCCGATGCAGAACGGTGGCATGAGCCGGTAGAAGAACCCGTTGTAGTGATCCGGTGAGAACGTCACGACCAGTTCGGGATCGAAGGCCCGGACGAACTCGGCCGCCGCTGCGACCGCGGAGTCGATGTCGTCGAGCAGTTCAGGTGGCGGTCCTGGCAGATTCAGCAGCGGGCTGTGCGACATGCAGCACAGGGCGAGTGACGTGGTCATGAACTTCCTTGCCTCCCTTCACGAGGTGGAGGACGTCGAACAGTGCAGCACTCAGCTCGGGCGCCAGTTGGGCGATGCAGGCACCGGCGATGCACCGGTCGGGCCGTAGGAACAGCACCGACTCGGCGTGGGCGTCGAAGAAGCCCTTGAGCGCACCGGTGCGGTCCCCGACGACGGTGACCTCGGAGTCGTCGTGGCCGGTCCAGTGCAGCTGGGTCGACGGCCGCAGCGCGAGAAACGTTGCGCCGAGCGCCTTCCACTGCGCGATCGCCTCGTCACCGAGGAGCGCGCGCGGATCGTTGTTCCACGCGAGCACGGCGAACCCGGGACCGATCACGTCGTCGAGGAGGACGTTCTGCGCGTCGCGGGTGTCGACGCGCGGCTGGATGAACAGCGTGCCGGTGGGCGAGGTGTCCGACGGCGCCGCGAGATGGGCGATGGCGCCGGACTCGTAGCGCGGCATCGGCTTGAACCGCATCTCCAGGACGTAGCGCTTGAGGGTCGGCACCGCCGACGCGGCCCGAATCAGCCCGTCGCGCAGGCTCGCAACGCGCGCGTTGGTCGGCGAGATGACCCGGCCGACCATGGTCGACAGGTCGATCATCGCGCGCGCATGCTTGCGTCTCTCGGCGTCGTAGGTGTCCAGCAGCCCGTCCCCGGCCTCGCCCTTGACGACGGCCGCCAACTTCCAGCCCAGGTTGGCCGCGTCACGGATGCCGCTGTTGTAGCCCTGCCCCTGCCACACGGGCATGAGGTGGGCGGCGTCACCGGCGATCAGCATCCGACCCTTGCGGAAGGCGTCGGCGATGCGCGAGTGGTGCGTGTACACGCGGTGCCGGATCACCTCGACGCGGTCGGGATGGGGCACGAACGGGGCGAGCATGCGCGTGATGAACTCCGGGCGCTCGACCTGCTCGTCGGTCTCGTCGGCGTGAATCATGAACTCGAAGCGGCGAATTCCGTGTGCGATCGAGATCGAGGCGTAGGGCCGCACCGGGTCGGCGCCGACCTCGCTGTTGGGGTGTCCGAGCGGATCGCTGGCCAGATCGACGACGAGCCAGCGCGTCGCCGAGGTGGTGCCCTCGAACGTCACGCCCATCAGCCGGCGCGTCGCACTGCGGCCGCCATCGCACCCGACGACGTAGCGCGCGGTGACGGGATCGGCCTCACCGGCGATGGCGACCCGCACGCCGTCGCGCGTCTCCTCGCACGACTCCATGGCACGACCCCAGCCCACCTCGACGCAGTCGAAGCGGTCGATACCCCTAAGCAGTTCCGCGTCGACCATCGGCTGGACGAAGCCATTGCGCTTGGGCCAGCCGAATCTCGCGTCGGGCGGCGCCATCTCGGCCAGCAGGCGGCGGCGACCGTCGTAGAACCGCAGGATCTGGTTGGGCACCGTGTGCGGCAGGACGTGCTCGACGACGCCGATCGACTGGAACGTCCGCAGCGCCTCGTCGTCGAGTCCGACACCGCGCGGGTAGTCGATGAGGGTGGCACGCTCGTCGACGACGAGGGTCCGGACCCCCTGCTGTCCAAGGATGTTGGCCAGGGTGAGGCCGACGGGCCCCGCCCCGACGATCAGGACGTCGGCGTCGTCTGCCATCAACGCCCCAGCAGGAAGTCGATGTGCAAGGCGTTGAACGTCTTGGCGTCCTCGTACTGCGGCCAGTGGCCACAGCCGGCCATCACGTCGAACCGTGCGCCGGGGATCATCGAGGCGATGCGGCTGCCCTCGCTGACGTCGGCGGTCGGGTCGTCGCTGGTCCACAGCACCATCGTGGGTGCGGTGATGGCGCCGTACTCCTTGGGGCCCAGCAGGTTTCGCGCCCTGATCTCCGGGTCCTGCAGCGCCATGATGTCGCTCATCGCGGCGACGAATCCGGGCTGACGGTAGATGCGCTGCCGGCTGGCGACGATGTCGTCGTAGTCCTTGGACTTGTCGGCCATCAACCACTTGATCCTGGCCTGCACCGTCTCCCAGGAGGGGTTCTCGGCCGCGGCCATGGACAGCGTGATGATGCGCTTCATGACCTCGGGGTCGGCCTGCGATCCGCCCGCGGTGTTGAGGACCAGTCGGTCGAAGCGGTCGGGATGATCGGAGGCGGCGCGCGCGGCGACCCAACCGCCGAGGGACTCCCCCGAGAGGTGGACGCGCTCGACGTCGATGGCGTCGAGCACCGCCAACAGGTGCTCGACGTAGTGCGAGATCTCCAGTGGGTGACCCGGTTTGTCGGTGTAGCCGTGGCCGAGCATGTCGATCGACCACGTCGAGAAGTGTTCGGCGTGGGCCTCGAGGTTGCGCACGTAGGCCTCGGCGTGGCCACCGGAGCCGTGCAGCAGCACCAGCGTTCGCTGATTCGTGTCGCCGGCATGGAGGTAGCGCGTGCGCACCCCGCCCGCGTCGAGATAGCCCTGGGAGAACGGGACACCCTGGAGGTCACTCCAGATGCTCTCGAACTCGCTCACGTGATCTCTCCCCACGTTCGGATGGAAATGCCGTTCTCTTTTATTGCAATCATTCTGTGCTAATATCGCACAGTGACGTGCACTATCCATAGAGCATCACTCTCGCGATGACGTCTGTCAAGCAACCGGGCCTGGCCGCCGATCGACTCGCCGCCGGCTCGCAAACGCTGGCCAGGGGCCTCACCGCGCTGCAGGCGGTCGCGAACTCACCCGCCGGGATGACCGCCCAGCAAGTGGCCGACCACGTGGGCGTGCACCGGACGATCGCCTATCGACTGCTGTCCACGCTGTCGCAGAACCGCTACCTGGTGAAGGGTGAGGACGGCCGCTACCGTCCGGCGGCGATGCTGGCCGCGCTCGGCGCGTCGTTCGACAACAACCTCCGGCAGCTGAGCGTGCCGACCCTGCGCACGCTCGCCGACGACCTCGGCACGACGGTGTCGTTGCTCGTCGCCGAGGGCGATCAGCAGGTGGCCGTGGCGGTCATCGTGCCGACCCTGGTCTTCTACCAACTGTCGTTCCACGAGGGCAGCCGTCACCCGCTGGACCGCGGCGCCGCGGGCATCGCGCTGCTGTCGAGCATGCCGCCGCGGCCCGGCGAGCGGGATCTGGTGCCGCTGACCCGCGAGCGGGGTTGGGTCATGACCCACGGCGAGGTCGAGCCCGACACCTACGGACTCGCCGTGCCGGTCAGGCGTCGACCGCCGTCACCGCCCACGTGCATCAATCTGATCTCCCACCGCGAGGATGCGCTGATCGGCGGGCGCGACGCGGTCATCGAAGCCGCCCAACGGCTTTCGGAAATCCTGGGCTGACGAAGGAGTGAGTGGTGAGTAGCGGAGCGGACCTGGAATTCGACGTCGAGACCGACGTCGTCGTGCTCGGCACCGGCGGTGCCGGCCTGACGGCGGCGCTGACCGCAGCGGCCGGCGGCGCCTCGGTTGCGGTGTACGAGAAGGCCGACACCGTCGGGGGCACCACCGCGGTCTCCGGCGGCATCGTCTGGATCCCCGCCCACGATCGCTCCCCCGACGGCGAACTCACGGTGGACGACGCCATGCGGTATCTGGAGGCGCAGTCCCTCGGCGCGATGGACACCGCGCTCGTCGAGACGTTCGTGCGCACCGGACCCGAGATGCTCGACTTCGTCGAGGCCCACAGTGAGCTCCAATTCGAGGTCGCCGCAGGCTTTCCCGACTACAAGCCCGAACTGCCCGGCGGCAGGCCCTCGGGCGGCAGGTCGCTCAACGCCAAGCCGTTCGACCTCGCCCGGCTCGGGGAGTGGAGCGATCGCATCACGTCGTTTCCCGCCGACTGGAGCAACGTGGGCATCGACGCCGAGACGCGGGCCAGGATCCACGCCTCGGTCGACGACGTCGACGGCGACTTCTGCGTCGCGGGCACCGCACTGGTCGCCGGCTTGCTGAAGGGACTGCTCGACCTCGGCGTCGTGCCGACCACCGGGGCCCGCGCACGCGAGCTGGTCGCCCGTGACGGCAGGATCGTCGGAGTGCGAATCAGCATGGACGGCATGGACGTTCGCGTCGGCGCCCGCCGTGGCGTGGTGCTCGGCACCGGGGGCTTCGAATGGGACCCCACGCTCGTCGACGCCTATCTGCGCGGCCCCATGCACGGTCCCGTCTCGCCACCGAACAACACGGGCGACGGCCTGCGCATGGCGATGGCCCACGGCGCCGATCTGGCCAACATGGGCGAGGCGTGGTGGGTGCCCATCGTCCAGATCCCCGGCGACACCATCGACGGGCATCAGCGCAGCCGCAGCGTGCGCCTGGAGCGCACGCGTCCCCGCAGCATCATCGTCAACCGGGCGGGCAAGCGGTTCCTCAACGAGGCGGGTGAGTACAACTCGATGGCGGGTCCATTCCACCACCTGGATCCGCGGTTCGGTTACCTCAACGATCCGGCGTGGATCGTGTTCGACTCGCTGCACCTGAAGAAGTACGGCTTCCTCGGCATCGATCCCGACGGCGTCGTGCCCGAATGGTTCTGCCAGTCCGCCGATCTCGCCGAGCTCGGCGAGAAGACGGGCATCGACCCCGACGGGCTGGCCCGCACCGTCGACGCGTGGAATGCCAACGTGGAGAACGAGACCGATCCCGACTTCGGCCGCGGCTCGAGCGCGTACGACGGGTACTGGGGTGACGACTCGGCCGCGACGCCCGCATCGAAGACGCTGGGTCCGGTCGACACCGCGCCGTTCTTCGCCGTCCCCGTCACCGTCGGTGCCATGGGCACCAAGGGTGGCCCGCGCACCGATGCCGACGCTCGGGTGTTGCACGTCGACGGCGACACGATCCCGGGTCTCTACGCCGTGGGCAATGCGATGGCGGGCGTGACGGGCAAGGCCTACGGCGGCGCGGGCGGAACCATCGGCCCCGCCATGGTGTTCGGCTACCGCGCGGGGCTGGCGCTCAGCCGGTGACCGTGCGCCGACACGGCGGCGATGAGGGATTCGCGCCGTCTTGCGCCTACGGTTCGGTCTTGGCCGTCGGCTGAACCGGCGGGGCCTCTCGCCAGTTGGGTAGGCCGTCGGTTTCGTTGGCGACGGGGAAGCCCCCGTTGTGCACCTGGACCCAGTGGCCGTGGTTGAGCTGGTGCATGGTGAAGCACGCGTTGAGGGAGTTGTAGAAGCCCTGGTTGTCCTGCGTCTGGTTGACCGACTCCTTGATCAGCAGCGCGGCCATCGTCGGCACCTTGGCGATGCGCCTGGCGAACTCCAGCGTCTTGTCTGCGAGTTCATCGGCCGGGAACACCTTGGACACCATGCCGAGCGCGTAGGCCTCCTCCACCGACAGCGAATCGCCAGTGAGCATGAGCTCCTTGGTCTTTCGCGCGCCGAACTCCCACGGGTGGGCGAAGTACTCGACACCGCACATGCCCAACCGCGTCCCGACGACGTCGGCGAAGGTGGTGTCGTCGGCGGCGACGATCAGGTCACACGCCCACATCAGCATCAGCGCGGCCGCATAGACGTCACCGTGCACCTGGGCGACGGTGATCTTGCGGAGATTGCGCCAGCGGCGGGTGTTCTCGAAGAAGTAGTGCCACTCCTGCAGCATGAGTTTCTCGGCGCCCGCGCGCGTCGCGCCGTTGACGCTGAAGCTCGGATGCTGGTCGGGCCCAGGCTGATACTCCGACATCATGGTCTTGGACCCGAGGTCGTGGCCGGAGGAGAACATCGGCCCGTTGCCACCGAGGATGACGACGCGGACCCTGTCGTCGGCCTCCGCCTCGAGGAAGGCCTCGTTCAATTCGACGAGCAGACCGCGCTGTTGGGCGTTGCGCTGGTCGGGGCGATTGAGCATGATCCTGGCGAT
This region includes:
- a CDS encoding IclR family transcriptional regulator; this encodes MTSVKQPGLAADRLAAGSQTLARGLTALQAVANSPAGMTAQQVADHVGVHRTIAYRLLSTLSQNRYLVKGEDGRYRPAAMLAALGASFDNNLRQLSVPTLRTLADDLGTTVSLLVAEGDQQVAVAVIVPTLVFYQLSFHEGSRHPLDRGAAGIALLSSMPPRPGERDLVPLTRERGWVMTHGEVEPDTYGLAVPVRRRPPSPPTCINLISHREDALIGGRDAVIEAAQRLSEILG
- a CDS encoding enoyl-CoA hydratase — encoded protein: MADYRYVTYETLDEGTIARIMLNRPDQRNAQQRGLLVELNEAFLEAEADDRVRVVILGGNGPMFSSGHDLGSKTMMSEYQPGPDQHPSFSVNGATRAGAEKLMLQEWHYFFENTRRWRNLRKITVAQVHGDVYAAALMLMWACDLIVAADDTTFADVVGTRLGMCGVEYFAHPWEFGARKTKELMLTGDSLSVEEAYALGMVSKVFPADELADKTLEFARRIAKVPTMAALLIKESVNQTQDNQGFYNSLNACFTMHQLNHGHWVQVHNGGFPVANETDGLPNWREAPPVQPTAKTEP
- a CDS encoding FAD-binding protein, with amino-acid sequence MTTPGFDHEVDVLVVGSGGGGMTAALAATAEGLDTLVVEKSAQFGGSTALSGGGIWVPGAPSQRRAGYEPSPDDVFTYLKEITGGLVSDARLRQYVDAAPEMMEFLEKSSRWFEFVWKPGYADYYPELPGGSERGSTINVPEIDLRVLGDEERNLLTPLALAPRGIWFAPKDLRLFYQVRQNWRGKAVLLKLIWRMVRAHVFGDRMAAIGQSLMARMRLALAEHDVPLWLDAPMTELITDLDGHVVGAVVERHGVAQRIGTRRGVILASGGFDHDMEWRREHLPELEKDWSFGNPAAMGDGIRAGEKVGGSLDLLDEAWWFPAICWPDGRLQFMLNERMMPSQFVVNGDGKRFVNEAAPYMDFAHAMIDGQRTGVAHVPCWLVTDIGSFHRYVVAGHLPIPKVPFAPVPTGRKVPQAWLDSGVVRTGNTFEELAREIGVPPAQLRQTAERFNALARTGHDDDFRRGDSAYDNYYGDPTLPNPNLRPLGKGPYYAFQIILGDLGTSGGLRTDEFARVLREDDTVIAGLYATGNATAAVMGRSYAGAGATIGPAMTFGYVAAKHLASHDRTPSQSTIESPRR
- a CDS encoding LLM class flavin-dependent oxidoreductase; this translates as MKISLFYEFALPRPWVQDDEHQMFIDGLDEVEAADKAGFSTVWLTEHHFLEEYCHSTAPEMFLAAASQRTKDIRLGFGIMHLPPAVNHPARVAERVSTLDLISNGRVEFGTGESSSVGELGGFNIDPADKRGQWEEALEVSIRCMTEEPFTGFKGQHIEMPARNVVPKPLQRPHPPVWVACTRPASVQMAAQKAIGALSFAYTGPGPLRDRVDGYYRELEEKGSPVTPLMNPNILAIGGDLSMMVAKTDEQAVQRLGVGGGFFSFGIMHYYMTGMHTPGRTGVWERYLEEVEADPSLAYGPGRGAIGSPDTVREFLRGYEESGVDEIILLLNPRSHEGTMESIELMGKEILPEFIERDEKHVAEKNARLAPVLEKLEARREASTAPGFDENYSFGGLPTGQGGKFTSSEIPEAMAEINEGRVQAAQLEKQAREAAH
- a CDS encoding alpha/beta fold hydrolase; this encodes MSEFESIWSDLQGVPFSQGYLDAGGVRTRYLHAGDTNQRTLVLLHGSGGHAEAYVRNLEAHAEHFSTWSIDMLGHGYTDKPGHPLEISHYVEHLLAVLDAIDVERVHLSGESLGGWVAARAASDHPDRFDRLVLNTAGGSQADPEVMKRIITLSMAAAENPSWETVQARIKWLMADKSKDYDDIVASRQRIYRQPGFVAAMSDIMALQDPEIRARNLLGPKEYGAITAPTMVLWTSDDPTADVSEGSRIASMIPGARFDVMAGCGHWPQYEDAKTFNALHIDFLLGR
- a CDS encoding bifunctional 3-(3-hydroxy-phenyl)propionate/3-hydroxycinnamic acid hydroxylase produces the protein MADDADVLIVGAGPVGLTLANILGQQGVRTLVVDERATLIDYPRGVGLDDEALRTFQSIGVVEHVLPHTVPNQILRFYDGRRRLLAEMAPPDARFGWPKRNGFVQPMVDAELLRGIDRFDCVEVGWGRAMESCEETRDGVRVAIAGEADPVTARYVVGCDGGRSATRRLMGVTFEGTTSATRWLVVDLASDPLGHPNSEVGADPVRPYASISIAHGIRRFEFMIHADETDEQVERPEFITRMLAPFVPHPDRVEVIRHRVYTHHSRIADAFRKGRMLIAGDAAHLMPVWQGQGYNSGIRDAANLGWKLAAVVKGEAGDGLLDTYDAERRKHARAMIDLSTMVGRVISPTNARVASLRDGLIRAASAVPTLKRYVLEMRFKPMPRYESGAIAHLAAPSDTSPTGTLFIQPRVDTRDAQNVLLDDVIGPGFAVLAWNNDPRALLGDEAIAQWKALGATFLALRPSTQLHWTGHDDSEVTVVGDRTGALKGFFDAHAESVLFLRPDRCIAGACIAQLAPELSAALFDVLHLVKGGKEVHDHVTRPVLHVAQPAAESARTAT
- a CDS encoding 3-carboxyethylcatechol 2,3-dioxygenase, translated to MSHSPLLNLPGPPPELLDDIDSAVAAAAEFVRAFDPELVVTFSPDHYNGFFYRLMPPFCIGTAAVGVGDYGTYAGPLNVPADVATACAEALWDAGVDIAVSASMDVDHGTVQPLQALFGDVADVPVLPVFVNSVATPLGPLRRTRALGTAIGHFAASLGRRVLVVGSGGLSHDPPVPTLATAPPAALARIVHGEPMTAEQRSARQSAVMTAAHDFAAGGSALRPLNPDWDRALLELLDTNRGAEVDAWSNAWVAAEAGNSAHEVRTWLAAFAAMASQGPYETRLRYYRAAPELIAGFAIRTAVTA
- a CDS encoding FAD-dependent oxidoreductase, encoding MSSGADLEFDVETDVVVLGTGGAGLTAALTAAAGGASVAVYEKADTVGGTTAVSGGIVWIPAHDRSPDGELTVDDAMRYLEAQSLGAMDTALVETFVRTGPEMLDFVEAHSELQFEVAAGFPDYKPELPGGRPSGGRSLNAKPFDLARLGEWSDRITSFPADWSNVGIDAETRARIHASVDDVDGDFCVAGTALVAGLLKGLLDLGVVPTTGARARELVARDGRIVGVRISMDGMDVRVGARRGVVLGTGGFEWDPTLVDAYLRGPMHGPVSPPNNTGDGLRMAMAHGADLANMGEAWWVPIVQIPGDTIDGHQRSRSVRLERTRPRSIIVNRAGKRFLNEAGEYNSMAGPFHHLDPRFGYLNDPAWIVFDSLHLKKYGFLGIDPDGVVPEWFCQSADLAELGEKTGIDPDGLARTVDAWNANVENETDPDFGRGSSAYDGYWGDDSAATPASKTLGPVDTAPFFAVPVTVGAMGTKGGPRTDADARVLHVDGDTIPGLYAVGNAMAGVTGKAYGGAGGTIGPAMVFGYRAGLALSR